The region TGCAAGGAGAGTGCCATGGACTTCAGGATACAAACAGACAGTTGCGGAGGCCGCCGATGAACGGCCTGGAAAGTATTGCTACGGCACCCATGTGGGCCGGCTTCATCGCCTTTGTCCTGGTGATGCTGGCGCTGGACTTGTTCGTCTTCGGCGGCAACAAGGCGCACAAGGTCAGCGTCAAGGAAGCGGCGACGTGGTCGCTCGTGTGGGTCAGCCTGGCCCTGCTGTTCAACGGCGGCCTGTGGTGGTATCTGAACGGCACGGCCGGTCCCGAGATCGCCAACCAGAAGGCGCTGGAGTTTTTCTCCGGCTACCTGATCGAGAAAGCCCTGTCGGTCGATAACGTGTTCGTCTTCCTGCTGATCTTCAGCGCCTTTCAGGTGCCGATCCAGTACCAGCGCCGCGTGTTGATTTATGGCGTGCTGGGCGCGATTGTCATGCGCGCCGTGATGATCATGGCCGGTGCGTGGGTGGTGAGCGAGTTCAGCTGGGTGCTGTACCTGTTCGGCGCCTTCCTGTTGATTACCGGCATGCGCATGCTGGTGGCGGCCGATGCGGAGCCGGACGTGGCGAACAACCCGGTGCTGCGTTTTGCCCGCCGCCACTTGCGGGTGGCCGATGGCGACCACGGCGAACGTTTCTTCGTGGCAAAGGGCGGTTTGCGTTATGTCACGCCGCTGTTCCTGGTGCTGATCCTGATCGAGGTGACGGACCTGGTCTTCGCGGTGGATTCGATCCCGGCGATTTTCGCCATCACGACGGATCCGTTCATCGTCTTCACGTCGAACCTGTTCGCCATCATGGGATTGCGCGCCCTGTACTTCCTGCTGGTGGACGTGGCTGACCGCTTCCACATGCTCAAGTACGGCCTGGCCATGGTGCTGGTGTTCATCGGCGCCAAGATGCTGATCATGCCGTGGTACCACGTGCCGGTGGAAGCATCGTTGCTGGTAGTGGCAGTGCTGATCGTGTCGAGCTGCGTGGCGAGCGTGTTCATCACCCGCAGCGACAAGAAGTAAATGCGGTACGGCGCGCCCCGCGTGGCGGTGGTGCGCCTTTTAATTGACTAATAGAAAGAGTAGAAAATCATGCGTACGTATGAAGTAAATAGTCCCTAGGCAGCGGGACGTATCCTGGCCCTGATGATGGTGGTCGATGGCAACCTGGCCAGCGCCGAGCTGCAAGCGATGCACCGCAGCAAGATCCTCGAGCATATCGACCTGGAACCGGCCGCCTTCCAGCAACTGCTGCAAGACCTGTGCGACGACATGCTGACGTCGACCGTGCATGGCGCCGTGCAGCTGGCCAATGGCGTGATCGACAGCCTGCTCGACGAAATCACCGATCCCGACTTGCGCCGCAAGCTGCTGCAAGCCATGTGGAAGATCGCCGACGCGGACGACTGGCTGGCCGATGGCGAAGCCGTGTTGCTGGCCCGCGCCAGCGCGGCGTGGTCGGCGGAAACGAACTTCCGCGCGCACGCTGCCTGAGGCACATCAAGCCGTCTTGTGCCCCATGGCAATGACGGCGGCGCCGGCCAGGGCCAGGCCCACGCCGGCGATGTCGGTCCAGGCGGGCGTGACGCCATCCACCAGCCACAGCCAGCCCAGCGCCGTGGCGATATAGATGGCGCCATACGTGGCATACACGCGGCCGCTGGCGGCTGGATGCAAGGTCAGCAGCCACACGAAGACCAGCAAGCTGATGGCGGCCGGCAACAGCAGCCAGGCGCTGCCCTTGTTGCTCAGCCACAGCATGGGCAGGTAGCAGCCCAGCAGTTCGGCCACGGCCGTGACGGTAAACAGCCCGAAGGTGCGGGCCAGTCCTGTCCATTCAATGGCGTCGTTCATTGCATTCCTGTTTTTTCAGTCGAGCCGCCATTGTAGACGGGCGAGCCTTCATTGAGCTGCAGGGCAACATACAGCAGCAAACGGTCATCCGTCTCATCCAGGTCCAGCCCCGTCAGTTCGGCGATCTTTTGCAGCCGGTAATCGAGCGTGTTGCGGTGGATGTGCAGGGCCCTGGCCGTGGCCATCGGGTGGCTGTGGTGGCGGAACCAGGCGGCCAGGGTGCGCATCAGGGTGCCCGACTTGCGGTCGTGCGCCTGCAGGCGCGCCAGGGTCTGGTGCAATTGTTCCGCCTGCCAACCGGCTTGCAGGCCGGACAGCAGCACGGGCAGGCTCAGTTCCAGATAGGAAAAAGTAGCTTGCCCGGCATCGCGGGCGCGCCCCACGCGCGCCGTCTGCTTTGCCGATTCATACGAGGCCGTCGCGCCATCGAGACCCGGCAAGGCCACGCCCATGGACAGGGTGGCGCTCGGCGTGAGCGCCTGCTGCGCCACCTGGTGCAGTTCGAGCAGGCGCTGCCTGGCCTGCGCTGCGCGCGCCTGCTGCGGGCCGCTGGCGGGAAAGGCGTCGAGCAGCACCAGTTCGCCCGGCGAGACGACGGCCATCAGCAGTGACGGCCAGCGGGCCGACAGGTCGGACTGTACTTGCTGCAACTGCGTCAGCACCTGGTCGAGCCGCTCGCCCGGGCCGTCTCCCGCAGCGGGTATTTCCAGCACGAACATGGCGCGCGGCACGCGCAGATCGACGGCCAGGCGCGCCGCCCACGCCTGCATGCTGGCGTCCGAAATGCCCGTGCGGTAGACGAGCTGGAACACGAACTCCTCGCGGTAGCGTTTTTCGTGCTGCAACTCGTTGACCAGCCGCGCCTGCTCCAGCATCATTTCCGCCATGGCGCGCACCAGTTCGCCGAACTGGCGCACGGCGTCCGGTTCGCCCGTCAGGCCCAGCACGCCGCAAATCTCGCCGCGCACCGTCAGGGGCAGGTTGATGCCGGCCCGGGTGCCGGGCAGCCGGGCCATGTCGGCCGCGTTGATTTCCACGCTGGCGCGCCGGGCCAGCGCCAGTTGCGCGCCCGGATGCAGGTCGCCCACGCGCTGCGGGTCGCCGCTGGCCAGGATCACGCCGCGCGCATCGATGACGTTCACGCTGAAGGGAATGATGTGCATGGTGCGCCGCACGATGTCTTGCGCTAGGGGAAGGTCGATGTTCGGCATGGGGTGGTCCGTTTTGTGCATTTGCATGGAATCATCGTATTCGGCACTGAGTTTCTTCATGCATCCGCACGATGACTGTTTCTGCCGTCGATTGTACGATGGGCTGGTCGCATCCCATAAAAAATAGTCAGGAGACACCCATGACCACCCAACCAGGCGCCAGCCTGTCCGCCGGCGCGTCCGCGCAGGACCGCGTGCGCGAAGGCGCCTACCGCAAGGTCACCTTGCATTTGATCCCCTTCATCTTCATCTGCTACCTGTTCAATTACCTGGACCGGGTGAATGTCGGCTTTGCCAAGCTGCAAATGCTCGATGCGCTGCAATGGAGCGAGAGCGTGTACGGCCTGGGCGCGGGCATTTTCTTCATCGGCTACGTGGCCAGCGGCGTGCCCAGCAATTTGCTGCTGCACCGTCTGGGCGCGCGCAAGGTCATCGGCACCCTGATGATTGCCTGGGGCATCGCTTCGGCCTGCCTGATGTTCGTCACCACGCCGGCCGCGTTTTACTCGCTGCGCTTCATCACGGGCGTGTTCGAGGCGGGTTTCTTCCCCGGCATCGTGCTGTACTTTACGAACTGGTATCCCGCTTCGCGCCGGGGCCGCATCATGGGCCTGTTCATGTCGGCCATTCCCATTTCCGGCTTGCTGGGCAGCCCCTTGTCGGGCTGGATGATGCAATCGTTCGCGGGCCATGGCGGCCTGGCCGGCTGGCAATGGATGTTCCTGCTGCAAGGCATACCCACCGTGCTGCTGGGCTTTCTCGTGTATGTGCTGCTCAATGACGGCATCGCCCAGGCGAAGTGGCTGACTACGGAAGAAAAGCAGCTGCTGCGCGCCGACCTCGACGAGGACGAACGCCAGCGCCGCAACAGCGCGAATACGGCCGACACCTTTGCCAGCGTGCTGCGCAACAAGCACGTGTGGATGCTGGGCCTTGTATATTTCTGCATCCAGATGGGCGTGTACGCGATCAACTTCTGGCTGCCCACCATTGTCAAGTCGCTGGGTTTCGCCAGCCCCGTCGCCGTGGGCTGGGTCAGCGCCATTCCCTACCTGTGCGCCAGCATCTTCATGATCTGGGTGGGCCGTTCGGCCGACAAGCACAAGGAACGCCGCTGGCATTTGAGCGGCCCCCTGCTGATGGCGCTGTGCGGCTTGCTGCTGGCGACCCAGGCGCACGGCAACGTGGTCATCGCCCTGATCGGCCTGTCGCTGGCGACCATGGGCGCGTTGTCCGGCCTGCCCATGTTCTGGCCTTTGCCGACGGCGTTTCTCGGCAGCGCGGCGGCGGCCGGCGGCTTGGCGCTGATCAACTCGCTGGGCCAGGTGGCGGGCTTCGTCAGCCCCTTCCTCGTCGGCTGGATCAAGGATGCGACGGGCGGCACCGACGTGGCCCTGTATATTCTTTCCGCAGTCATGCTGCTGGGCGCCATACTGGTGCTGCGCGTTCCCGCGCGGATTGTGAATCGTTGAGTGAACCGCTGATGCCATCGAACCGGAGGAATTGACCATGACGACGACCCCACCGCCGCGCGCCTTGCTGCAAGCCATGTTCCAGGCCGCCATCGCTGCGGCCCAGCCATCGCACTGCATCCCGCCCCATTTGCCGCCAGCGCCCAAGGGCCGGCTGATCGTCATCGGCGCCGGCAAGGCGTCGGCCGCCATGGCGCAAGCCGTGGAGCAGCACTGGCCGGGGCCGCTGTCCGGCCTCGTCGTCACGCGCTACGGCTATGCCGTGCCGTGCGAGCGCATCGAGATCGTCGAAGCGTCGCACCCCGTTCCCGACCAGGCCGGCATGGACGCGGCGCGGCGCATGCTCGAGCTGGTCGGCAATTTGCAAGCCGACGATACGGTGCTGTGTCTGATTTCGGGCGGGGGCTCGTCCTTGCTGGCCTTGCCCCTGGACGGCATTACTTTGGCCGACAAGCAGGCATTGAACCGCGCATTGCTGGCGTCGGGCGCCACCATCGGCGAAATGAATTGCGTGCGCCGCCATTTGTCCGCCATCAAGGGGGGCAGACTGGCGGCCGCCTGCCATCCGGCGCAAGTCATCACTTTGGCCATTTCCGACGTGCCTGGCGACAAGCTGGGCGACATCGCATCCGGCCCCACGGTGGGCGACGCCACGACGTGCGAGGATGCGCTGGCCATCGTGCGCCGCTATGGCATGGATTTGCCGGACAGCATAAGAAAAACGCTGGAAAGCGGGCGCGGCGAATCCGTGAAACCCGATGACCCGCGCCTGGCCCGCACGCGCACGACCCTGATCGCCACGCCGCAGATGGCGCTGGAAGCGGCCGCAGCGGTGGCGCGCGCGGCCGGCGTCACGCCATATATATTGGGCGATAGCCTGGAAGGCGAGGCGCGCGACGTGGGGAAAGTCATGGCCGGCATCGCGCTGCAAACGGCCGTTAGGGGCCAGCCGTTTCCCGCTCCGTGCGTGCTGCTGTCGGGCGGCGAAACGACGGTCACCGTGCGCGGCAATGGCCGCGGCGGGCGCAACGTGGAATTCCTGCTGGCGCTGGGCATCGCGCTTGATGGCCACGCGGGCATCCACGCGCTGGCCGGCGACACGGATGGCGTCGATGGCCAGGAAGACATCGCCGGCGCGGTGCTGGCGCCCGATACCCTGCAACGGGCCTGGGCGCTGGGCATCAAACCCCGCGACAGCCTCGACAACAACGATGGCCACGGCTTCTTCCAGGCGCTGGGAGACGCCGTGATCACGGGCCCGACATTGACCAACGTCAATGATTTCCGGGCCATATTGGTTACCTGATTACTGGAAATTTTCCAGCACGATCTTGCCTTTTGCCGCGTTGCTTTCCAACAGGGCATGCGCGCGTTTCAGATTCGCCGCATTGATCGTGCCGAAGCGCTCGGCCAGGGTGGTCTTGATGACACCCGCATCCACCAGCTGCGCCAATTCATCGAGCAATTCATGCTGCTTGACCATGTCGGCCGTCTGGAACAGCGAACGGGTAAACATCAGTTCCCAGTGCAGCGACACGCTCTTGCCCTTGAACTTGCGCACGTCGATGTGCTCGGGATCGTCGATCAGGGCGAACTTGCCCTGCGGCGCGATCAGTTCGACGATTTGCTCGAAATGCTTGTCGGTCTGGTTCAGGCTGATCACATAATCGACGGGCGGCAAACCCAGGCGCGTGATTTCCTGTGCCAGCGGCAGGCTGTGGTCGATTACGTGGTGGGCGCCCAGTTCCTTCACCCAGTCGGCCGTTTCCGCGCGCGACGCCGTGCCGATGATGGTGACACCTGTCAATTGCCGGGCCAGTTGCACGAGCACGGAACCGACGCCGCCTGCCGCGCCGATCACCAGCAGCGACTTGCCCGTCAGGCTCTTGTCGCGGCTAATTTGCAGGCGGTCGAACAGCAATTCCCAGGCCGTGATGGCGGTTAAAGGCAGGGCGGCGGCCGGAGCAAAGTCCAGGCTGGCGGGCATGTGGCCGACGATGCGCTCGTCGACCAGCTGGAATTCGCTGTTGCTGCCGGGGCGGTTGATGGCGCCCGCGTACCAGACCTTGTCGCCGACCTGGAACAGGGTCACATCGGCGCCGACGGCGGTGACGACGCCGGCCGCATCCCAGCCCAGCACTTCCGGCTGGCCCACTTTCGGCGCGCGGTTCTTGCGCACCTTGGTGTCGACGGGATTGACGGAAATGGCGTGCACGGCGACGAGCAGGTCGCGTCCCGTGGCGACGGGTACGGGCAGCTCGATGTCAAGCAGGGCGTTGGCATCCGTGATGGACAGGCTGTGATGGTAGGCGATGGCTTTCATGTTCTTCCTTGGGGAAACAGTGTGGGGTAGGCGTAGGTCGGAATAGGTCCGAAGGACCGTAATCCGACACCATTGTTGGCGTGGCCATACGGGCTTGACGTATCATGGCCATTTTCTCGCCAAGGTAAAAGTGGGCGCGTACCGAAACACTTTCAAAGGAATGCTGAAAATTGCTGCGACTCGATGACTTGCAGGTATTTGTGCGCACGGCCGACCGCGGCAGTTTGTCGGCGGCCGCGCGCGAGCTCGGCATTTCGCCCGCGCTGGCCAGCGCCGCCGTCAAGCGCCTGGAAGGGGAACTGGGCTTGCGCCTGCTGGCCCGCACGACCCGTTCGCTGAGCCTGACGCCGGAAGGCACGCAATACCTGGAGCACGCGCGCGAAGCCTTGCGCCTGCTGCGCGCAGGCCACGATGCGCTGCTGGCGGGCAAGGACAGTTTCGGCGGAACCTTGAAAATTGCCATGCCCTCGGACCTGGGCCGCAACCTGATGCTGGGCTGGCTCGACGAATTCCAGCTGCGCCATCCGAAACTGCACTACCAGCTCAGCGTCAGCGACCGGGTGGCCGACATGGTGCGCCAGCAAGTCGACGTGGCCATCCGCTATGGCCAGCAAGATGATTCGAGCCTGATCGCCATGCCGCTCGCGCCCGCCAACGACCGGGTGCTGGTGGCGTCACCCGCCTACCTGCGCGAGCATGGGCCGTTGCTCGCGCTGGAAGACTTGCCGCAGCGCAATTGCCTGCGCTTCGCGCTGGAAGACGGCTTGCATGACCGCTGGACCTTTTACCGCCTGCCCCAGCGCGAGCAAGTGACGGTGTCCGTCAGCGGCAACCGCAGCGCCGACGATGCTGACCTGGTGCGCCGCTGGGCCGTGGCCGGGCTGGGCATCGCTTACAAATCGCGGCTCGACGTGGCTGGCGACCTGGCCGCCGGCCGTTTGCAAGCGCTGTTGCCCGAGGTGGCGGGCGAGGCGACGCCCTTGCACCTGGTCTGCACGCACCGGGCGCAGGTGACGCCGCTGGTGCTGCAGCTGCGCGATTTCCTGCGCGATCAATGCGCGCAGCTATTGAAGCAGCATGATTGACCGGTTCTTCGCGGGGCGCCCGCCGCAGCTATCCATCATCGATTTTTTAAAATCACCTCACTCATGTATTGATTCAAATCGCGAAAATCCTTTACCCGCCAGGCATATGGCGCGATCTTGACGCCATTCTCTTTCAAGGTCTTTGGAATCAAATCGCCATTCGGACGCAGTATGACCGACGATACAATCACGCCAGGATAATCCTTCAGGCGTTTTTTGAATGCGGCGCTTGTCAGATCCGGTGTGGGAGGGTTGCTTTTATTCGCCAATGGCCCGGTGCCCTTGAT is a window of Janthinobacterium rivuli DNA encoding:
- a CDS encoding TerC family protein; this translates as MNGLESIATAPMWAGFIAFVLVMLALDLFVFGGNKAHKVSVKEAATWSLVWVSLALLFNGGLWWYLNGTAGPEIANQKALEFFSGYLIEKALSVDNVFVFLLIFSAFQVPIQYQRRVLIYGVLGAIVMRAVMIMAGAWVVSEFSWVLYLFGAFLLITGMRMLVAADAEPDVANNPVLRFARRHLRVADGDHGERFFVAKGGLRYVTPLFLVLILIEVTDLVFAVDSIPAIFAITTDPFIVFTSNLFAIMGLRALYFLLVDVADRFHMLKYGLAMVLVFIGAKMLIMPWYHVPVEASLLVVAVLIVSSCVASVFITRSDKK
- a CDS encoding TerB family tellurite resistance protein, whose translation is MMVVDGNLASAELQAMHRSKILEHIDLEPAAFQQLLQDLCDDMLTSTVHGAVQLANGVIDSLLDEITDPDLRRKLLQAMWKIADADDWLADGEAVLLARASAAWSAETNFRAHAA
- a CDS encoding YnfA family protein; translated protein: MNDAIEWTGLARTFGLFTVTAVAELLGCYLPMLWLSNKGSAWLLLPAAISLLVFVWLLTLHPAASGRVYATYGAIYIATALGWLWLVDGVTPAWTDIAGVGLALAGAAVIAMGHKTA
- a CDS encoding sugar diacid recognition domain-containing protein, with protein sequence MQMHKTDHPMPNIDLPLAQDIVRRTMHIIPFSVNVIDARGVILASGDPQRVGDLHPGAQLALARRASVEINAADMARLPGTRAGINLPLTVRGEICGVLGLTGEPDAVRQFGELVRAMAEMMLEQARLVNELQHEKRYREEFVFQLVYRTGISDASMQAWAARLAVDLRVPRAMFVLEIPAAGDGPGERLDQVLTQLQQVQSDLSARWPSLLMAVVSPGELVLLDAFPASGPQQARAAQARQRLLELHQVAQQALTPSATLSMGVALPGLDGATASYESAKQTARVGRARDAGQATFSYLELSLPVLLSGLQAGWQAEQLHQTLARLQAHDRKSGTLMRTLAAWFRHHSHPMATARALHIHRNTLDYRLQKIAELTGLDLDETDDRLLLYVALQLNEGSPVYNGGSTEKTGMQ
- a CDS encoding MFS transporter, with the protein product MTTQPGASLSAGASAQDRVREGAYRKVTLHLIPFIFICYLFNYLDRVNVGFAKLQMLDALQWSESVYGLGAGIFFIGYVASGVPSNLLLHRLGARKVIGTLMIAWGIASACLMFVTTPAAFYSLRFITGVFEAGFFPGIVLYFTNWYPASRRGRIMGLFMSAIPISGLLGSPLSGWMMQSFAGHGGLAGWQWMFLLQGIPTVLLGFLVYVLLNDGIAQAKWLTTEEKQLLRADLDEDERQRRNSANTADTFASVLRNKHVWMLGLVYFCIQMGVYAINFWLPTIVKSLGFASPVAVGWVSAIPYLCASIFMIWVGRSADKHKERRWHLSGPLLMALCGLLLATQAHGNVVIALIGLSLATMGALSGLPMFWPLPTAFLGSAAAAGGLALINSLGQVAGFVSPFLVGWIKDATGGTDVALYILSAVMLLGAILVLRVPARIVNR
- a CDS encoding glycerate kinase type-2 family protein, whose product is MTTTPPPRALLQAMFQAAIAAAQPSHCIPPHLPPAPKGRLIVIGAGKASAAMAQAVEQHWPGPLSGLVVTRYGYAVPCERIEIVEASHPVPDQAGMDAARRMLELVGNLQADDTVLCLISGGGSSLLALPLDGITLADKQALNRALLASGATIGEMNCVRRHLSAIKGGRLAAACHPAQVITLAISDVPGDKLGDIASGPTVGDATTCEDALAIVRRYGMDLPDSIRKTLESGRGESVKPDDPRLARTRTTLIATPQMALEAAAAVARAAGVTPYILGDSLEGEARDVGKVMAGIALQTAVRGQPFPAPCVLLSGGETTVTVRGNGRGGRNVEFLLALGIALDGHAGIHALAGDTDGVDGQEDIAGAVLAPDTLQRAWALGIKPRDSLDNNDGHGFFQALGDAVITGPTLTNVNDFRAILVT
- a CDS encoding zinc-binding alcohol dehydrogenase family protein, producing the protein MKAIAYHHSLSITDANALLDIELPVPVATGRDLLVAVHAISVNPVDTKVRKNRAPKVGQPEVLGWDAAGVVTAVGADVTLFQVGDKVWYAGAINRPGSNSEFQLVDERIVGHMPASLDFAPAAALPLTAITAWELLFDRLQISRDKSLTGKSLLVIGAAGGVGSVLVQLARQLTGVTIIGTASRAETADWVKELGAHHVIDHSLPLAQEITRLGLPPVDYVISLNQTDKHFEQIVELIAPQGKFALIDDPEHIDVRKFKGKSVSLHWELMFTRSLFQTADMVKQHELLDELAQLVDAGVIKTTLAERFGTINAANLKRAHALLESNAAKGKIVLENFQ
- a CDS encoding LysR family transcriptional regulator codes for the protein MLRLDDLQVFVRTADRGSLSAAARELGISPALASAAVKRLEGELGLRLLARTTRSLSLTPEGTQYLEHAREALRLLRAGHDALLAGKDSFGGTLKIAMPSDLGRNLMLGWLDEFQLRHPKLHYQLSVSDRVADMVRQQVDVAIRYGQQDDSSLIAMPLAPANDRVLVASPAYLREHGPLLALEDLPQRNCLRFALEDGLHDRWTFYRLPQREQVTVSVSGNRSADDADLVRRWAVAGLGIAYKSRLDVAGDLAAGRLQALLPEVAGEATPLHLVCTHRAQVTPLVLQLRDFLRDQCAQLLKQHD
- a CDS encoding c-type cytochrome, producing the protein MKILFIAALGMLSLIQTPSALAENLNGKTLYVQRCAVCHGAEIKGTGPLANKSNPPTPDLTSAAFKKRLKDYPGVIVSSVILRPNGDLIPKTLKENGVKIAPYAWRVKDFRDLNQYMSEVILKNR